From Schistocerca cancellata isolate TAMUIC-IGC-003103 chromosome 6, iqSchCanc2.1, whole genome shotgun sequence, a single genomic window includes:
- the LOC126088266 gene encoding uncharacterized protein LOC126088266, translating to PSPSPSPSPSPSPSPSPSPSPSPSPSPSPSPSPSPSPSPSPSPSPSPSPSPSPSPSPSPSPSPSPSPSPSPSPSPSPSPSPSPSPSPSPSPSPSPSPSPSPSPSPSPSPSPSPSPSPSPSPSPSPSPSPSPSPSPSPSPSPSPSPSPSPSPSPSPSPSPSPSPSPSPSPSPSPSPSPSPSPSPPSPSPSPSPSPSPSPSPSPSPSPSPSPSPSPSPSPSPSPSPSPSPSPSPSPSPSPSPSPSPSPSPSPSPSPSPSPSPSPSPSPSPSPSPSPSPSPSPSPSPSPSPSPSPSPSPSPSPSPSPSPSPSPSPSPSPSPSPSPSPSPSPSPSPSPSPSPSPSPSPSPSPSPSPSPSPSPSPSPSPSPSPSPSPSPSPSPSPSPSPSPSPSPSPSPSPSPSPSPSPSPSPSPSPSPSPSPSPSPSPSPSPSPSPSPSPSPSPSPSPSPSPSPSPSPSPSPSPSPSPSPSPSPSPSPS from the exons ccatcgccatcgccatcgccatcgccatcgccatcgccatcgccatcgccatcgccatcgccatcgccatcgccatcgccatcgccatcgccatcgccatcgccatcgccatcgccatcgccatcgccatcgccatcgccatcgccatcgccatcgccatcgccatcgccatcgccatcgccatcgccatcgccatcgccatcgccatcgccatcgccatcgccatcgccatcgccatcgccatcgccatcgccatcgccatcgccatcgccatcgccatcgccatcgccatcgccatcgccatcgccatcgccatcgccatcgccatcgccatcgccatcgccatcgccatcgccatcgccatcgccatcgccatcgccatcgccatcgccatcgccatcgccatcgccatcgccatcgccatcgccatcgccatcgccatcgccatcgccatcgccatcgccatcgccatcgccatcgccatcgccatcgccatcgccatcgccatcgccatcgccatcgccatcgccatcgccatcgccatcgcca ccatcgccatcgccatcgccatcgccatcgccatcgccatcgccatcgccatcgccatcgccatcgccatcgccatcgccatcgccatcgccatcgccatcgccatcgccatcgccatcgccatcgccatcgccatcgccatcgccatcgccatcgccatcgccatcgccatcgccatcgccatcgccatcgccatcgccatcgccatcgccatcgccatcgccatcgccatcgccatcgccatcgccatcgccatcgccatcgccatcgccatcgccatcgccatcgccatcgccatcgccatcgccatcgccatcgccatcgccatcgccatcgccatcgccatcgccatcgccatcgccatcgccatcgccatcgccatcgccatcgccatcgccatcgccatcgccatcgccatcgccatcgccatcgccatcgccatcgccatcgccatcgccatcgccatcgccatcgccatcgccatcgccatcgccatcgccatcgccatcgccatcgccatcgccatcgccatcgccatcgccatcgccatcgccatcgccatcgccatcgccatcgccatcgccatcgccatcgccatcgccatcgccatcgccatcgccatcgccatcgccatcgccatcgccatcgccatcgccatcgccatcgccatcgccatcgccatcgccatcgccatcgccatcgccatcgccatcgccatcgccatcgccatcgccatcgccatcgccatcgccatcgccatcgccatcgccatcgccatcgccatcgccatcgccatcgccatcgccatcgccatcgccatcgccatcgccatcgccatcgccatcgccatcgccatcgccatcgccatcgccatcg